From a region of the Mycobacteroides saopaulense genome:
- a CDS encoding SulP family inorganic anion transporter → MWAQVMRLASGVAARLLPQHDDYAGLSRSWRRDILAGTTVGVVALPLALAFGISSGAGAAAGLITAVIAGVVAAVFGGSHVQVSGPTGAMAVVLAPIVFQYGAGSLALVTVLAGVIVLTAGITGLGRAVTFIPWPVIEGFTLGIATIIFMQQVPAAVGQPVPQGQRPLLAAIEVLTHARWNTAWPPLLVVVLVAALMIGLPRVHRAIPESLAAVVVATVLVATTGLAVARIGQLPSRLPAPLLPHADLAALQALLGAAVAIAALAAIESLLSARVAATMSPTGPYDPDRELVGQGLASVASGLFGGMPATGAIARTAVNIRSGARTRLAAITHSVLLLAVVYLASGPVAGIPLAALSAVLMITSLRMFPLRTAVTILRSTRSDALTFVLTALVTICFDLIEAVEIGIVVAAFFALRVVARRSSVTREELPGPPQPGDEKIALLRLDGAMFFGAAERISNSITDTEHPDTSVVIIRMSQLGMLDATGAHTLAQIAEELESRGITVIIKGVQPEHLKLLTNVGVIESLRHENHLIGSLEEAIAHARRHATGTHSKGD, encoded by the coding sequence CCCCTGGCCTTAGCGTTCGGCATCAGCTCGGGAGCCGGTGCCGCGGCCGGCCTGATCACTGCCGTCATTGCCGGTGTGGTGGCTGCTGTGTTCGGCGGGTCCCACGTGCAGGTCTCCGGGCCGACTGGAGCCATGGCAGTGGTGCTGGCGCCCATCGTCTTCCAGTACGGTGCAGGCAGTCTGGCTTTGGTCACCGTGCTGGCTGGAGTCATCGTGCTTACAGCCGGGATAACAGGTCTCGGACGGGCCGTCACCTTTATCCCCTGGCCGGTCATCGAAGGCTTCACTCTCGGAATCGCCACCATTATCTTCATGCAGCAAGTCCCCGCTGCTGTCGGACAGCCCGTACCCCAGGGCCAACGCCCACTGCTGGCAGCCATCGAAGTCCTCACCCACGCACGGTGGAACACAGCGTGGCCGCCGCTGCTGGTGGTGGTGTTGGTTGCCGCGTTGATGATCGGCCTGCCGCGAGTACACCGCGCGATCCCCGAATCCTTGGCCGCGGTAGTTGTTGCCACGGTGCTCGTGGCAACAACCGGGCTTGCGGTGGCACGAATCGGGCAGTTGCCGTCGAGGCTACCTGCACCACTCCTTCCGCACGCCGACCTGGCTGCGCTGCAGGCGCTTTTGGGGGCTGCCGTAGCGATAGCGGCCTTGGCTGCAATCGAATCATTGCTTTCGGCCCGGGTTGCAGCCACTATGTCGCCGACCGGACCCTACGACCCCGACCGCGAGCTCGTCGGCCAGGGGCTGGCGTCGGTTGCATCCGGTCTGTTCGGTGGTATGCCCGCCACCGGTGCTATCGCCCGAACCGCCGTCAACATTCGTTCAGGTGCACGTACCCGATTGGCCGCCATCACTCACTCGGTCCTGTTGCTCGCGGTGGTGTATCTGGCCAGCGGGCCCGTGGCCGGAATACCCTTAGCCGCATTGTCTGCGGTACTGATGATCACCTCGCTACGCATGTTCCCCCTGCGCACTGCGGTTACGATCCTGCGCTCGACTCGCTCGGATGCCCTCACCTTCGTCCTCACCGCACTCGTTACGATCTGCTTCGACCTCATCGAGGCCGTCGAGATCGGCATCGTGGTTGCCGCCTTCTTCGCCCTGCGTGTCGTTGCCCGCCGCAGCAGCGTCACCCGAGAGGAACTACCCGGCCCACCTCAACCGGGTGATGAGAAAATCGCACTACTGCGGCTCGATGGCGCGATGTTCTTCGGTGCAGCCGAACGCATCTCGAACTCAATCACCGACACTGAGCACCCCGACACCAGTGTTGTGATCATCCGCATGTCCCAACTCGGCATGCTCGACGCCACTGGCGCACACACCTTGGCGCAGATCGCCGAAGAACTCGAATCCCGCGGTATCACCGTCATCATCAAAGGTGTTCAGCCAGAACACCTCAAACTCCTCACCAACGTCGGCGTCATTGAGTCCCTACGGCACGAGAACCACCTCATCGGTTCCCTCGAGGAAGCCATCGCTCACGCCCGGCGTCATGCTACTGGTACTCACTCGAAAGGCGATTGA
- a CDS encoding SHOCT domain-containing protein → MMLWYGPDMSGWAYAGMAIVMMLFWAALIVGGVVLLRQVFSTNTTESVPMRGTDSAKRILAEKFARGEIDENQFQRQIATLRGAADSHPTGRIQP, encoded by the coding sequence ATGATGCTTTGGTATGGACCAGACATGAGCGGGTGGGCATACGCCGGGATGGCGATCGTCATGATGCTGTTCTGGGCAGCGCTGATCGTCGGTGGCGTTGTATTGCTTCGGCAAGTGTTCAGCACGAACACAACAGAGTCCGTTCCTATGCGCGGCACCGATTCCGCGAAGCGCATTTTGGCCGAGAAGTTCGCACGTGGAGAAATCGATGAAAACCAATTCCAGCGGCAGATCGCAACCTTGCGAGGGGCCGCCGATTCTCATCCCACTGGAAGGATCCAGCCATGA
- a CDS encoding universal stress protein — protein sequence MTERIRSEIGRPSQVVVVGVDGSHRAVAAALWAADEAYERDIPLRLVYAIEPRAGMSSEIYAAHDVAAAEIATQGVVLAVQSSDKPVKIEIEILQGTALDVLAYQSCAAALVCVGTLSRERAANHRDTSTVAALSMRAACPVVIVRGHRSARAQYGVVLIEFEDTPDSHVVLQHGLESAAERDAVAQVVGHLPSSQTGSHAKDNSAAILNARLERHLEPWRRKYPDTHIEVHLLHGGLPKYISQQGDSIQMAVIGRGRRGGLSELLGQQQATTYPGADCTLMICGHNQQL from the coding sequence ATGACGGAACGAATCCGCTCCGAGATCGGCAGACCCTCGCAGGTCGTGGTGGTCGGGGTTGATGGATCTCACCGAGCCGTCGCAGCGGCCTTGTGGGCCGCCGATGAAGCGTACGAACGTGATATCCCGTTGCGTCTCGTATACGCGATCGAGCCTCGCGCGGGGATGTCGAGTGAAATCTACGCCGCACACGACGTGGCCGCGGCCGAGATTGCCACTCAGGGCGTTGTACTCGCCGTGCAATCCAGCGACAAGCCGGTCAAAATCGAGATCGAGATCCTCCAGGGAACGGCGCTGGATGTCCTTGCTTACCAGTCGTGCGCGGCCGCATTGGTGTGCGTCGGGACATTGAGTCGAGAACGGGCCGCCAACCATCGCGACACCTCCACCGTCGCCGCGCTTTCCATGCGCGCAGCCTGTCCGGTCGTCATAGTGCGCGGCCATCGGAGCGCACGGGCGCAATACGGTGTCGTGCTCATCGAATTCGAGGACACACCCGATTCGCATGTCGTGCTTCAACATGGCTTGGAGTCCGCTGCCGAGCGCGATGCGGTCGCACAAGTCGTCGGCCATCTTCCATCTTCACAAACGGGAAGCCACGCGAAAGACAACTCGGCCGCCATTCTCAATGCACGCCTGGAGCGGCACCTCGAACCCTGGCGACGTAAGTATCCCGATACACATATCGAGGTTCACCTGCTGCACGGTGGTCTTCCAAAATATATTTCACAGCAGGGTGATTCGATTCAAATGGCCGTGATAGGCAGAGGTCGCAGAGGCGGGCTTAGCGAACTGTTGGGACAGCAGCAGGCCACCACATACCCGGGCGCGGACTGCACGCTCATGATCTGCGGGCACAACCAACAACTCTGA
- a CDS encoding universal stress protein: MPGTAQKSGVVVAIDGSEESNAAVRWATREAAMRRDRLTIVSVVNREYLYIRDPETQDRVHQWQRQHAEDVLRRAQAAVEDSDGATAIPEIDTQLIYGKSVPVLADMSKDCRILAVGRRGLGAFDRLVLGSVSMGLVHYAHCPVAVIHSDNQPDLSQPVLVGVDGSPISESAIAVAFDEASHREVALIAMHAWVDVLDVAPEFDWRVEREEAQEVLGERLAGWQERYPDVQVIRKVVKGNPGRWLVEHSGQAQLVVLGSHGRGGFAGMLLGSVSRRVVEAAHSPVIVVRPS, translated from the coding sequence ATGCCTGGCACTGCACAGAAGTCCGGCGTTGTCGTCGCGATAGACGGGTCAGAGGAGTCGAATGCCGCCGTGCGGTGGGCTACGCGGGAAGCCGCGATGCGTCGGGACAGATTGACCATCGTCTCCGTGGTCAATCGGGAGTATCTCTATATTCGTGACCCCGAGACGCAGGATAGGGTCCACCAATGGCAGCGGCAACATGCCGAAGACGTGCTTCGTCGGGCTCAGGCGGCCGTCGAGGATTCGGACGGCGCCACCGCGATTCCGGAGATAGATACGCAGCTGATATACGGCAAATCGGTGCCGGTACTTGCCGACATGTCCAAGGACTGCCGAATCCTCGCGGTGGGTCGGCGCGGTCTGGGGGCCTTTGATCGGCTGGTACTCGGTTCGGTGAGCATGGGGTTGGTGCACTACGCGCATTGTCCTGTCGCCGTTATACATAGCGATAATCAACCCGATCTGTCTCAACCGGTATTGGTCGGTGTTGACGGCTCCCCCATCTCGGAGTCGGCCATTGCAGTGGCGTTCGACGAGGCGTCTCACCGTGAGGTCGCGTTGATCGCCATGCATGCCTGGGTGGATGTTCTCGATGTGGCGCCGGAATTCGACTGGCGTGTAGAACGCGAAGAGGCGCAAGAAGTCCTGGGCGAGCGATTGGCCGGCTGGCAGGAGCGATACCCCGACGTGCAGGTGATCCGCAAGGTGGTGAAGGGAAACCCAGGGCGCTGGCTTGTCGAACACTCTGGGCAGGCACAACTGGTCGTCTTGGGCAGCCACGGCCGAGGTGGATTCGCGGGGATGTTGCTGGGGTCAGTTAGCCGACGCGTCGTGGAGGCGGCCCACAGCCCCGTGATCGTGGTCCGACCCTCGTAG
- a CDS encoding VIT1/CCC1 transporter family protein, producing MSGELTRHSGEPHRQDTGSRLNWLRAGVLGANDGIVSTAGMVVGVAAATAERGSIFTAGVAGIAAGAISMALGEYVSVSTQRDTERALLEKERTELRDSPEPELAELASIYESKGLSPSTARQVATELTAHDAFAAHAEAELHIDPHGLTNPWHAAVSSAISFLTGAMLPMIAILLPPAAWRIPVTALGVCIALVLTGWISAALGEAGRIRAISRVTFGGLTAMGVTYLIGTLVGHAMS from the coding sequence ATGAGCGGTGAACTGACCCGCCATTCGGGTGAGCCACATAGGCAGGATACGGGGAGCCGATTGAACTGGCTCCGTGCGGGTGTCCTCGGCGCCAACGACGGAATCGTGTCGACCGCCGGCATGGTGGTGGGCGTGGCTGCGGCAACTGCGGAGCGCGGTTCCATCTTTACCGCCGGAGTCGCGGGCATTGCGGCCGGAGCGATATCCATGGCGCTGGGTGAGTATGTTTCGGTCAGCACTCAGCGCGATACCGAGCGGGCGCTGCTGGAGAAGGAACGCACGGAGCTCCGAGACTCCCCCGAGCCTGAACTGGCAGAGCTAGCCTCCATTTATGAGTCGAAGGGTCTATCACCGAGCACGGCTCGACAGGTCGCCACGGAACTGACCGCGCACGACGCCTTTGCCGCACACGCCGAGGCCGAGCTCCATATCGATCCGCACGGGTTGACGAATCCATGGCATGCTGCGGTGTCCTCGGCAATCTCCTTCCTGACCGGAGCCATGCTGCCGATGATTGCCATCCTGCTGCCGCCCGCGGCTTGGCGAATCCCGGTGACAGCGCTGGGCGTATGTATCGCCCTGGTGCTGACAGGATGGATCAGCGCCGCCCTTGGCGAGGCCGGCCGTATCCGGGCCATTTCACGGGTCACCTTTGGCGGATTGACGGCCATGGGGGTGACTTATCTGATCGGTACGCTCGTTGGGCACGCTATGTCTTGA
- a CDS encoding SulP family inorganic anion transporter, with translation MTVLMRWKNFAPGLGLLSDYRRTWLRGDVLAGITVAAYLVPQVMAYAALAGLPPVSGLWASLAPLVIYAFLGSSRQLSVGPESTTALMTAIVLVPLASGDSGRYAVLAAALALLVGVVCLAAGLIKLGVLANLLSHPVLVGYMGGVGITMAGSQIGTITGTRNSGDDFIAQVRSLAGQFEHIRWPTLILAASVLTLLAALTRWASRMPGPLIAVAVAAAAASALPSPGFDLVGRVPAGLPIPDVPHIDVSQLGTLVIPAMGVAMVAFSDNILTARAFATRRNEDIDPNTELRALGLCNMGSGLMQGFPVSSSGSRTALGDSTGSRSQLFSLIAFVLVLTVLLFAHGVLALVPRAALGALVVYAALRLIDVSEYRRFARFRRSEFVLALATTLAVLGLGVLYGILAAVALSILDLLRRVAHPHDGVLGYVPGVPGMHDVDDYPNASPVPGLVVYRYDAPLCFANAEDFRRRAMNAVTTAPEPVEWFILSAEANVDVDLTALDALERLRSDLSDRGIVFAMARVKQDLRDALAAADLLSRIGESRIFVTLPTAVDAFHARPEDLKT, from the coding sequence ATGACGGTCCTCATGCGATGGAAGAATTTCGCACCTGGTCTAGGGCTGTTGTCAGATTACCGACGCACCTGGCTGCGCGGAGATGTTCTCGCCGGCATCACCGTCGCGGCATATCTCGTTCCGCAGGTCATGGCCTATGCCGCACTCGCGGGCCTGCCGCCGGTCAGCGGCCTGTGGGCCTCCTTGGCACCGTTGGTCATCTACGCTTTCCTGGGATCGTCAAGACAACTGTCCGTCGGACCCGAGTCCACTACCGCCCTAATGACGGCGATTGTCCTGGTGCCGTTGGCATCTGGAGACTCGGGGCGCTATGCGGTTTTGGCAGCCGCATTGGCGCTGTTAGTGGGGGTTGTGTGTCTTGCGGCAGGCCTCATCAAGCTCGGAGTGCTCGCCAATCTGCTCTCGCATCCGGTGCTCGTCGGCTACATGGGTGGTGTTGGAATCACCATGGCGGGCAGTCAGATCGGTACGATAACCGGCACTCGGAACTCCGGCGACGATTTCATCGCCCAGGTGAGATCGTTGGCAGGACAGTTCGAGCACATTCGGTGGCCGACGCTCATACTGGCCGCATCCGTACTCACGCTATTGGCGGCTCTTACCCGCTGGGCCTCTCGCATGCCCGGTCCACTTATCGCGGTTGCCGTTGCCGCCGCGGCCGCATCGGCCCTGCCCTCACCCGGTTTTGACCTCGTGGGCCGGGTTCCGGCGGGCCTCCCGATTCCCGATGTGCCCCACATCGACGTAAGCCAACTAGGGACGCTGGTCATACCCGCGATGGGTGTAGCCATGGTCGCGTTCTCCGACAACATACTGACTGCGCGCGCATTCGCGACCCGCCGGAACGAAGACATCGATCCCAACACCGAGCTACGCGCGCTAGGTCTGTGCAACATGGGATCTGGTTTGATGCAAGGCTTTCCGGTCAGTTCCAGCGGTAGCCGCACCGCACTCGGTGATTCGACGGGAAGCCGCAGTCAACTGTTCTCCCTGATCGCATTCGTCCTTGTGCTGACGGTGCTGCTTTTTGCACATGGGGTTTTGGCTCTGGTCCCGCGAGCTGCCCTGGGCGCACTGGTGGTGTATGCCGCACTCAGGCTCATCGACGTGTCCGAGTACCGCCGCTTCGCCCGATTCCGCCGCAGCGAGTTCGTTCTGGCGCTCGCGACAACGCTGGCTGTCCTCGGGCTTGGTGTGCTGTATGGGATTTTGGCCGCAGTCGCCTTGTCGATACTCGACTTGCTCCGCAGGGTCGCGCATCCGCATGACGGAGTACTCGGCTACGTCCCCGGAGTACCGGGCATGCACGATGTCGACGACTATCCGAACGCAAGCCCGGTGCCAGGGCTGGTCGTCTACCGGTATGACGCACCACTGTGTTTCGCCAATGCCGAGGATTTCCGCCGTCGCGCGATGAATGCAGTAACCACGGCCCCGGAGCCCGTCGAATGGTTCATACTCAGCGCAGAGGCCAACGTAGACGTGGACCTCACCGCATTGGATGCGCTGGAGCGGCTGAGAAGCGACTTATCCGACAGGGGAATAGTTTTCGCTATGGCACGGGTCAAACAAGATCTGCGCGATGCTTTGGCCGCAGCAGATCTGCTGTCGCGGATCGGCGAGAGCAGAATTTTCGTGACGCTCCCGACGGCAGTCGATGCGTTCCATGCCCGCCCTGAGGATCTCAAGACATAG
- a CDS encoding sensor histidine kinase codes for MADRSGAQESVTKELAHIQLSELLEEVQARIERIITQTRTRVDALLDAVMAISSGLDLNMTLRQIVKAATELVDARYGALGVLGPDGMLTEFIYEGVDESTRELIGPLPTGHGVLGVVIDEAKPLRLADIARHPASVGFPPNHPPMRTFLGVPVELGRQVYGRLYLTEKRDGAEFTTDDEVVVRALAGAAGIAIENARLYNAAKERHQWLQAISEVTSTLLAGVEPAEALDLIALRACTLVNADYGVIALPAPSVHDDGVDALTVAVCAGGDGDELRGQRIPLEGSTSGAAFQDRTPRTVHRLDFDIPAGTGISFGPAMALPLRGRESTAGVLLLIRTPTGVDFASRQLEIAASFADQAALALEHAETRATMNEMAMLADRDRIARDLHDHVIQRLFAIGLSMQSTHRRAIKSPQVAARLFDHIDQLHNVIQDIRTAIFDLHTVATQGPSLRAELRETIAELTDETSFQVSVRISGPLDVVPADIAEHARAVVREAVSNTVRHSQGSEVGILISVDDDLTIEVTDNGIGIPHDVHQRGLRNLATRAKAVGGQVDIATPASGGTRIHWSAPLP; via the coding sequence GTGGCCGACAGGTCGGGTGCCCAAGAGTCGGTAACCAAGGAACTCGCCCACATTCAGCTCAGCGAGCTGCTGGAGGAGGTCCAGGCGCGTATCGAGCGCATCATCACCCAGACCCGCACCCGGGTTGATGCCCTTCTGGACGCGGTGATGGCGATCAGTTCGGGGCTCGACCTCAATATGACTCTGCGCCAGATCGTCAAGGCTGCCACCGAACTAGTAGACGCACGCTACGGGGCCCTTGGCGTTCTGGGGCCGGATGGCATGTTGACTGAGTTCATCTACGAGGGGGTCGACGAATCGACCCGCGAACTGATCGGGCCGCTACCCACCGGACACGGGGTGCTCGGGGTGGTCATCGATGAGGCCAAACCGCTACGTCTGGCCGACATCGCGCGCCATCCCGCATCCGTCGGGTTCCCACCGAATCACCCTCCCATGCGCACCTTCCTGGGCGTTCCCGTCGAATTGGGCCGTCAGGTGTACGGACGGCTTTACCTGACCGAAAAGCGTGACGGCGCCGAGTTCACGACCGATGACGAGGTGGTCGTGCGCGCATTGGCCGGAGCCGCCGGAATCGCCATCGAGAATGCACGCCTGTATAACGCGGCGAAGGAACGCCATCAGTGGTTGCAGGCGATCAGCGAAGTGACCTCGACGCTGCTGGCGGGCGTCGAGCCCGCGGAGGCTCTGGATCTCATCGCGCTACGCGCCTGCACACTCGTCAACGCCGACTACGGCGTCATCGCCCTGCCTGCCCCGAGTGTCCACGACGACGGAGTCGACGCGCTGACGGTCGCCGTATGCGCGGGTGGCGACGGCGACGAACTCAGGGGACAACGAATCCCACTTGAGGGGTCGACCTCCGGAGCTGCCTTCCAAGACCGGACGCCGCGCACCGTGCACCGACTGGACTTCGACATACCAGCGGGCACTGGTATCAGCTTTGGCCCGGCCATGGCATTACCACTGCGTGGTCGAGAATCGACCGCCGGTGTGCTGCTATTGATACGGACGCCGACAGGCGTCGACTTCGCGTCCCGACAGCTCGAGATTGCCGCCTCCTTCGCCGACCAGGCGGCCCTCGCGCTCGAGCACGCCGAAACCCGGGCCACGATGAACGAAATGGCTATGCTCGCGGACCGGGACAGGATCGCCCGAGATCTGCATGATCATGTCATCCAGCGATTGTTCGCGATTGGATTGTCGATGCAGAGTACGCATCGCCGCGCGATCAAATCGCCTCAGGTCGCCGCCCGCCTCTTCGACCACATCGACCAACTTCACAACGTCATTCAGGACATCCGCACGGCTATATTCGATCTGCATACCGTTGCCACACAAGGGCCTTCACTCCGCGCCGAGCTACGAGAAACCATCGCCGAATTGACCGACGAGACATCGTTCCAAGTATCGGTTCGGATCAGTGGGCCGCTCGACGTCGTCCCGGCCGATATTGCCGAACATGCCAGAGCCGTAGTGCGCGAGGCGGTGAGCAATACCGTGCGGCATTCTCAAGGCTCAGAAGTGGGCATTCTGATATCGGTTGATGACGATCTGACCATCGAGGTCACCGATAACGGAATCGGAATACCCCATGACGTGCATCAGCGCGGGCTACGCAACTTGGCGACCCGCGCCAAGGCCGTAGGGGGACAGGTCGATATCGCCACGCCGGCCTCGGGAGGAACCCGCATCCACTGGTCGGCACCGCTCCCGTAA
- a CDS encoding phosphoketolase family protein encodes MTTAMPSAAQHHRHPLSDDQLHALDAQWRAANYLTVGQIYLLDNPLLTEPLQSEHIKPRLLGHWGTSPGLNFVYAHMNRAIITHDINALFVVGPGHGGPAMFANTWLEGSYSDVRPDIPQNVDGMRMLFREFSFPGGVPSHVAPDVPGSIHEGGELGYSLAHAYGAVLDNPDLVAVCVVGDGEAETGPLAASWHANKFLNPATDGVVLPILHLNGYKIANPTVLSRITEEELEDLLRGYGYSPIYVSGHEPADMHQQMAAALDRAIMEIRDLQLLSRCQGAPLHRAIWPMIVLRTPKGWTGPAAVDGVQVEGTWRSHQVPVGDVRENAGHRVLLDEWMRSYRPEELFDHCGAPNSTVKQLVPSGHRRMGSNPHTNGGATLRPLVLPDPGTFGVVTGQPGGVPASPTRILGRYLRELMVHNAEQRNFRLFGPDETESNKLGDVFDVTDKQWSATILPTDNHLGRDGRVLEVLSEHLCQGWLEGYLLTGRHGLFSCYEAFTHIVDSMVNQHAKWLKVSRQLPWRRPIASLNYLLTSHVWRQDHNGFSHQDPGFIDHVANKRAEVARIYLPPDANTLLSVAAHCLASRDYINVIVAGKNYTPVWLNPEQAALHCARGADIFEWASSDAGSVPDVVLACAGDVPTIEVLAAVSVLRKRLLQLKIRVVNVVDLFRLQSDSQHPHGMTDTEYNTLFTKESPVIFAFHGYPSLIHKLTYRRAGHANMHVRGYLEEGTTTTPFDMLVLNKMDRFQLVIDVLERTPGLLDDACARQLREDMHAMHARHHDWIRTYGEDLPEVRHWRWEGAPS; translated from the coding sequence ATGACCACTGCGATGCCTAGTGCGGCCCAACATCATCGACACCCGTTGTCGGACGATCAACTGCACGCCCTTGATGCTCAATGGCGCGCAGCGAACTATCTCACGGTGGGGCAGATCTATCTGCTGGACAACCCGTTGCTGACGGAACCCCTTCAGAGCGAGCACATCAAACCACGGTTGTTGGGACACTGGGGCACCTCGCCCGGCCTGAACTTCGTCTATGCCCACATGAACCGAGCCATCATTACGCACGACATCAACGCACTGTTCGTCGTTGGTCCGGGGCACGGAGGGCCCGCGATGTTCGCGAACACCTGGCTGGAGGGCAGCTACAGTGACGTCCGCCCCGACATCCCGCAGAATGTCGATGGCATGCGAATGTTGTTTCGCGAGTTTTCTTTTCCTGGAGGAGTGCCCAGCCACGTAGCCCCAGACGTCCCCGGGTCGATACACGAGGGAGGCGAGCTGGGATACAGCTTGGCGCACGCCTACGGTGCCGTGCTTGACAATCCAGACTTGGTCGCGGTCTGTGTAGTCGGCGACGGTGAAGCCGAGACCGGGCCGTTGGCCGCAAGCTGGCACGCCAACAAGTTCCTCAACCCGGCGACTGATGGAGTGGTGCTGCCGATCCTTCATCTCAACGGTTACAAGATCGCCAACCCCACTGTGCTGTCTCGGATTACCGAAGAAGAGCTTGAGGATCTGCTCCGCGGATACGGATATAGCCCGATCTACGTGAGCGGCCACGAACCAGCGGACATGCATCAACAGATGGCAGCGGCGCTGGATCGGGCGATCATGGAGATCCGTGATCTCCAGTTGCTATCCCGATGCCAAGGAGCGCCATTGCATCGCGCGATATGGCCGATGATCGTGTTACGCACCCCCAAGGGTTGGACGGGCCCGGCCGCCGTAGACGGAGTTCAGGTCGAAGGCACGTGGCGGTCCCACCAGGTGCCCGTCGGCGATGTCCGCGAGAATGCCGGACATCGTGTTCTGCTTGATGAATGGATGCGGTCCTATCGTCCAGAAGAGCTCTTCGATCATTGCGGAGCACCGAATAGCACCGTCAAGCAACTGGTTCCATCAGGTCATCGGCGAATGGGGTCCAATCCGCATACCAACGGCGGTGCCACACTAAGACCGCTTGTCTTGCCGGATCCCGGCACTTTTGGTGTGGTGACGGGCCAGCCCGGGGGAGTGCCCGCCTCCCCGACCAGGATTCTGGGCCGGTATCTGAGAGAGCTGATGGTCCATAACGCGGAGCAACGAAACTTCCGGCTGTTCGGCCCGGATGAAACCGAATCGAACAAGCTTGGGGATGTCTTCGATGTGACGGACAAGCAATGGAGCGCAACGATTCTGCCCACCGACAATCATCTGGGTCGCGACGGTCGGGTACTGGAGGTGCTCTCGGAACACCTGTGCCAGGGCTGGCTGGAGGGCTACCTGCTCACCGGACGGCACGGCCTATTCTCGTGCTACGAAGCTTTCACGCACATCGTGGACTCCATGGTCAACCAGCATGCCAAGTGGCTCAAGGTCAGTAGGCAACTCCCGTGGCGCCGCCCGATCGCCTCACTCAACTATCTACTCACCTCGCATGTCTGGCGCCAGGACCACAACGGCTTCTCGCACCAGGATCCCGGCTTCATCGATCATGTCGCAAATAAACGAGCCGAAGTGGCGCGAATCTACCTGCCGCCCGACGCCAACACACTGCTGTCGGTTGCGGCGCATTGCCTAGCCAGCCGCGACTACATCAATGTCATCGTCGCCGGGAAGAACTACACGCCGGTCTGGCTCAATCCCGAGCAAGCCGCGCTGCACTGCGCCCGCGGTGCCGATATCTTCGAATGGGCCAGTAGCGATGCCGGCTCAGTACCCGATGTCGTATTGGCCTGCGCCGGAGATGTTCCCACCATCGAGGTGCTGGCAGCGGTATCAGTACTGCGAAAGCGGCTGCTGCAATTGAAGATTCGCGTGGTCAATGTTGTCGACCTGTTTCGTTTGCAATCAGACAGTCAGCATCCGCACGGTATGACTGACACCGAGTACAACACCCTGTTCACCAAGGAAAGCCCGGTGATCTTCGCGTTCCATGGATACCCATCGCTGATCCACAAGCTCACCTATCGCCGTGCCGGTCACGCAAACATGCATGTCCGGGGTTACTTGGAAGAGGGCACCACCACAACACCGTTCGACATGTTGGTCTTGAACAAGATGGACCGCTTCCAGCTGGTGATCGACGTACTCGAGCGGACGCCCGGATTACTTGATGACGCGTGCGCCCGACAGCTGCGGGAAGACATGCACGCAATGCACGCCCGCCACCATGACTGGATCCGCACCTATGGAGAAGACCTTCCCGAGGTCCGACATTGGCGGTGGGAGGGAGCCCCATCGTGA